From a single Flavobacteriales bacterium genomic region:
- a CDS encoding peptidylprolyl isomerase, producing the protein MKQVQKDDTVKVHYKGTLNDGNVFDSSEGREPLEFTVGAGQVIPGFEQAVIGMQINEQKKIEIPFSEAYGPVRDELRGQVPRTNLPEDMKPEVGMQLQAQQESGEVMVVTVTSVDDESITVDANHPLAGKDLTFEISLVEIY; encoded by the coding sequence ATGAAACAGGTTCAGAAAGATGATACGGTTAAGGTACACTACAAGGGTACACTTAATGACGGAAACGTCTTTGATTCATCTGAAGGAAGAGAACCCCTTGAGTTTACAGTGGGTGCCGGCCAGGTGATCCCCGGATTTGAACAGGCTGTGATCGGCATGCAGATTAACGAACAAAAAAAGATCGAGATCCCCTTTTCAGAGGCTTATGGCCCCGTGCGTGACGAACTGCGCGGCCAGGTTCCCCGCACCAATCTACCGGAAGACATGAAGCCGGAAGTGGGTATGCAATTGCAGGCACAGCAGGAATCAGGTGAAGTGATGGTGGTGACCGTTACCTCGGTGGATGATGAATCCATCACGGTGGATGCCAATCATCCGTTGGCTGGAAAAGACCTCACATTCGAGATCTCACTGGTGGAAATCTACTGA
- a CDS encoding M13 family metallopeptidase: protein MKHKLLTRHILWAGVIAASLTACKQKEAQEATAADYNGHGYDPAYADTTVSPCDDFYQYAIGNWMKNNPVPSTESRWGSFNILQEQNEDKLKGLLETLVADATLQKGDYKQQVADFYFSAMDTVGIEKRGVSDIQPELDMINAISNPEDLAKCVATLHTMNIGPMFIFYVAQDEKNSSRYITCMNEGGLNLPDRDYYTNDDDRSKELRDAYVKYITDMFKLLGDDDGAAAQKAATILKMETEMAAVSLTREEHRDVKAMYNLKTIAEINRMVPAFPWNTFLETAGVKGADEWVVDHPSFFETLNGMIKSHSMNDWKAYLNWHLINASARYLSKPFGDLAFGFYGTTMSGTKEQKIRWKRAVNSTSNTLGQPVGHVFVDKYFSQDSKKYVETMVENLRTAFRNRITNLEWMSDDTRQAALKKLDAFSYKIGYPNKWRDFSSLEIDRKSYARNVIRTNQFDFAYMVGKLGQPVDREDWLMSPQTVNAYYYPNLNEIVFPAGILQPPFYDPQADDAVNYGGIGAVIGHELTHGFDDQGSQYDGDGNMHDWWNPDDTTKFQARTEKVAKQFDGFKPFSDASINGHMTLGENIADLGGLVLAYNALEEYMKGKEAPADIAGFNYRQRFFLGWADVWKQTITEKELRRRLVTDVHAPGEYRVLGPLANLPQFKDAFGCSEGNAMVQPDSLKAAVW, encoded by the coding sequence ATGAAACACAAATTACTTACCAGGCACATCCTGTGGGCAGGCGTAATCGCAGCTTCCCTCACGGCGTGCAAACAGAAAGAGGCCCAAGAAGCCACCGCTGCCGATTATAACGGGCACGGTTACGATCCCGCATACGCGGATACCACGGTGTCTCCATGCGACGATTTCTACCAGTACGCCATAGGTAACTGGATGAAAAACAACCCCGTTCCTTCTACGGAAAGCCGCTGGGGTAGCTTCAACATCCTCCAGGAACAAAATGAAGACAAACTGAAAGGCTTGCTTGAAACGCTCGTCGCCGACGCAACCCTGCAAAAGGGAGATTACAAACAACAGGTGGCTGACTTCTACTTTTCAGCCATGGATACAGTTGGTATTGAAAAGCGTGGTGTGAGCGATATCCAGCCTGAACTGGACATGATCAATGCCATCTCTAATCCGGAAGATCTGGCCAAATGCGTGGCCACCCTCCACACCATGAACATTGGACCCATGTTCATTTTCTACGTGGCCCAGGATGAAAAGAACAGCAGTCGTTACATTACCTGTATGAACGAGGGTGGGCTCAATCTGCCCGACCGCGATTACTACACAAACGATGATGACAGGTCGAAAGAACTGCGTGATGCTTACGTGAAATATATCACCGACATGTTCAAATTGTTGGGTGATGATGATGGCGCCGCGGCTCAAAAGGCAGCCACCATTCTGAAGATGGAAACCGAAATGGCCGCTGTATCGCTCACACGCGAAGAACACCGCGACGTGAAGGCGATGTACAACCTGAAAACCATTGCCGAAATCAACCGGATGGTGCCCGCATTTCCCTGGAACACATTCCTGGAAACCGCAGGTGTAAAGGGGGCAGATGAATGGGTGGTGGATCACCCTTCTTTCTTCGAAACATTGAACGGCATGATCAAAAGCCATTCAATGAACGATTGGAAAGCGTACCTGAACTGGCACCTGATCAATGCTTCCGCCCGCTACCTGAGCAAGCCCTTCGGTGATCTGGCATTCGGATTCTATGGTACCACCATGAGCGGCACCAAAGAGCAAAAAATCCGTTGGAAACGTGCGGTGAACAGCACCAGCAATACCCTGGGACAACCCGTGGGCCACGTATTTGTAGACAAGTACTTTTCGCAAGATTCGAAGAAGTATGTGGAAACCATGGTGGAAAACCTGCGCACCGCCTTCCGTAACCGCATCACCAACCTCGAGTGGATGAGCGATGATACCCGGCAGGCTGCACTGAAAAAACTGGATGCCTTTAGTTATAAAATCGGTTATCCGAACAAGTGGAGGGATTTCTCAAGCCTGGAGATCGACCGGAAATCGTATGCCAGGAACGTGATACGCACCAACCAGTTCGATTTTGCCTACATGGTAGGAAAACTCGGACAGCCGGTTGATCGCGAAGACTGGCTGATGTCCCCCCAGACTGTGAATGCATACTACTACCCGAATCTCAATGAGATCGTATTCCCCGCCGGTATCCTGCAACCGCCTTTCTATGACCCACAGGCGGATGATGCCGTGAACTACGGAGGCATCGGCGCCGTGATCGGTCACGAGTTAACCCACGGGTTTGACGATCAGGGCAGCCAGTATGACGGAGACGGGAATATGCATGACTGGTGGAACCCCGACGATACCACCAAATTCCAGGCGCGAACAGAAAAAGTTGCGAAGCAATTCGACGGCTTCAAGCCTTTCTCCGACGCATCCATCAACGGTCACATGACACTGGGTGAAAACATTGCCGACCTCGGCGGTTTGGTATTGGCCTACAACGCCCTCGAAGAATACATGAAAGGAAAAGAGGCCCCCGCCGATATCGCTGGCTTTAACTACCGCCAACGTTTCTTCCTGGGATGGGCCGACGTATGGAAACAAACCATCACCGAAAAAGAATTGCGCAGACGTCTGGTAACGGATGTGCACGCACCCGGTGAATACCGCGTGCTGGGTCCGCTGGCCAACCTGCCCCAATTCAAGGATGCATTCGGATGCAGCGAGGGAAATGCGATGGTACAACCCGATTCACTGAAGGCAGCCGTTTGGTAA
- a CDS encoding SpoIIE family protein phosphatase, with amino-acid sequence MCLRKICLISARTLLVFLACLSCAYAGNATRIPEADVQAGDIQYVIDKGRVLTLDSLRNREMEPYDKLVPNFGFMDGAVWFRFTVTGQPGEVRILELKNPNLDLVDVFAGTHGKILQQYHTGDLFPFIQRPVQHRFFQFPLYIPDGGRLNVLLRVDNHGDQFFIPIAHWTKEALARRDYNEQFALGIYYGLLIFVLLLNLFIYLIIGERANLYYILYVFGLFMLQFALGGHGVEYLWNNNPYVAQHAAPFLASATVLFLIIFAVRFLNMHNIMPRFGRIFTSIGWLIFVNCFLALLPMAWTYKLSILSINLLTFILNLTIIPVTVYAMIKLKYKPARFFLVAFVALSIGVFAFILRNAGIAPSHVLTDFSLQIGSALEVILLSFAIVDKFKMFKNEALLRLEEMNRLKSEQNILLEQQVKERTNEINQQKEELADKNKEILDSIAYAKRIQEAILPPDDALTSQLPNGFVYYQPKDIVAGDFYWVEKLGDQIMFAVADCTGHGVPGAMVSVVCHNALNRAVREFRLTDPAAMLDQVRGIVTESFETGGREVNDGMDIALCILDPHTRKLHYAGANNPLYLVRNGKLHEYKPDKQPVGKYVDRKPFVSHLIECLPGDSVYIFSDGFPDQFGGPKGKKFKYGAFKKLLMEISADDSVTQRHVLEKTFVNWKGDLPQVDDVCVMGLIF; translated from the coding sequence ATGTGCCTTCGGAAAATCTGTCTGATTTCAGCAAGAACCTTGCTGGTGTTCCTCGCGTGCCTGAGTTGTGCATATGCAGGTAATGCCACCCGCATACCGGAAGCCGATGTACAGGCAGGTGACATTCAATATGTGATAGACAAAGGCCGGGTGCTCACCCTCGACAGTTTACGCAACAGGGAAATGGAACCCTACGACAAGCTCGTGCCCAATTTCGGTTTTATGGATGGTGCGGTGTGGTTTAGGTTCACTGTTACCGGTCAACCCGGTGAAGTACGCATCCTGGAACTGAAAAATCCCAACCTCGACCTGGTGGACGTGTTTGCAGGTACCCACGGAAAAATCCTGCAGCAATACCATACCGGTGATCTATTCCCTTTTATCCAACGCCCCGTTCAGCATCGCTTCTTTCAGTTCCCGCTCTACATTCCCGATGGTGGTCGGCTGAACGTACTGTTGCGGGTGGATAACCACGGCGATCAGTTTTTTATCCCCATCGCACACTGGACAAAAGAAGCCCTGGCCCGTCGCGACTACAACGAACAGTTCGCGCTGGGTATCTACTACGGACTGCTCATCTTCGTTTTGCTCCTCAACCTTTTTATTTACCTGATCATCGGTGAGCGTGCCAACCTGTACTACATCCTGTACGTGTTCGGTTTGTTCATGCTGCAGTTTGCGCTCGGAGGACACGGTGTTGAATACCTGTGGAACAACAACCCCTATGTCGCACAACATGCAGCCCCCTTCCTGGCGTCTGCCACAGTCCTGTTCCTGATCATCTTCGCAGTAAGGTTCCTGAATATGCACAACATCATGCCCCGGTTTGGACGCATATTCACAAGCATCGGTTGGCTCATCTTTGTGAATTGTTTCCTGGCCCTGCTTCCCATGGCATGGACCTACAAGCTTTCTATCCTTTCCATCAACCTGCTCACCTTTATCCTCAACCTCACCATCATCCCGGTCACTGTGTATGCCATGATCAAACTCAAGTACAAGCCGGCCCGCTTTTTCCTGGTGGCGTTCGTTGCGTTGAGCATTGGTGTGTTTGCGTTTATTCTTCGCAATGCCGGCATTGCCCCCAGTCATGTGCTGACTGACTTCAGCCTGCAAATAGGTTCGGCGCTCGAAGTGATCCTGCTCTCGTTTGCCATCGTGGATAAGTTCAAGATGTTCAAGAATGAAGCCCTTCTCCGGTTGGAAGAAATGAACCGCCTCAAGAGTGAACAGAACATACTCCTCGAACAACAGGTGAAGGAACGTACCAACGAAATCAACCAACAAAAGGAAGAACTGGCCGACAAGAACAAGGAGATCCTTGATAGCATCGCATACGCCAAACGCATACAGGAAGCCATCCTGCCTCCTGATGATGCGCTGACTTCCCAGCTTCCGAATGGTTTTGTTTACTATCAGCCGAAAGACATCGTGGCCGGAGATTTTTACTGGGTGGAAAAGTTGGGTGATCAGATCATGTTTGCGGTTGCCGACTGCACCGGACACGGCGTACCCGGTGCCATGGTTTCAGTGGTATGTCACAATGCGCTGAATCGGGCGGTGCGCGAATTCCGGTTGACAGATCCGGCAGCCATGCTCGATCAGGTCAGGGGTATCGTAACCGAGTCGTTTGAAACAGGAGGGCGTGAAGTAAATGATGGGATGGATATCGCACTCTGCATCCTTGATCCCCACACCCGTAAGTTGCATTATGCCGGTGCCAACAATCCACTCTACCTCGTGCGCAACGGGAAACTTCATGAGTACAAACCCGACAAACAGCCGGTGGGTAAATATGTAGATAGGAAACCTTTTGTCTCCCATCTCATCGAATGCCTGCCTGGTGATTCCGTATATATTTTCTCAGACGGGTTTCCCGATCAGTTCGGTGGCCCCAAAGGCAAGAAGTTCAAGTACGGTGCTTTCAAGAAACTCCTGATGGAAATAAGCGCCGATGATTCCGTAACCCAACGACATGTGCTGGAAAAGACCTTTGTAAACTGGAAAGGGGATTTGCCGCAGGTGGATGACGTGTGTGTGATGGGATTGATATTCTGA
- a CDS encoding methionyl-tRNA formyltransferase, whose protein sequence is MKTVVLANSFLALPCLEELRKRGELHLVITPDQVHEGTRRVLDFVQHNNIRHQQVTKEDLDDALPLILEEDKVDLCLSVTFPYKFPQALLNAPALGCFNFHFGLLPGYRGAEPIFWQIRRGEKQGGITLHKMDAGIDTGPIYHQGKLDIAPDDTHGLHMVKLAFLSPKVMQDAWQMITDPSQQGHPQPVKDGNYFRKPVAEDLLIDWHQPAQDIINLIRACNPWNRGAIAYLEGMEVRVSQGYMTRISKEVSAGTIISANEMEGLIVACGGNTAIRLDILCMDEGIMTGATLCRLGVNAGLRFPSPLTSSVD, encoded by the coding sequence ATGAAAACAGTTGTTCTCGCCAATAGCTTTCTGGCTCTTCCTTGTCTGGAAGAGCTCAGAAAGCGCGGCGAACTGCATCTGGTGATTACGCCCGACCAGGTGCATGAAGGTACGCGGCGTGTACTGGACTTTGTTCAGCACAACAACATCCGCCATCAACAGGTAACAAAAGAGGACCTGGATGATGCGCTTCCGTTGATCCTGGAGGAGGACAAAGTAGACCTGTGTCTTTCCGTTACGTTTCCTTATAAATTTCCTCAGGCCCTGCTGAACGCTCCGGCACTCGGGTGTTTCAACTTTCACTTCGGACTACTCCCGGGATACAGGGGAGCCGAACCGATCTTCTGGCAGATCCGGCGGGGAGAAAAACAGGGTGGCATCACCTTGCATAAGATGGATGCCGGTATAGATACGGGCCCGATCTACCACCAGGGGAAGCTAGACATTGCGCCCGATGACACCCATGGCCTGCACATGGTTAAGCTTGCATTTCTTTCACCGAAGGTCATGCAAGATGCCTGGCAAATGATAACCGATCCGAGCCAGCAAGGTCATCCGCAACCGGTGAAGGATGGCAACTACTTCAGGAAGCCGGTGGCCGAGGACCTGCTGATCGATTGGCACCAGCCGGCACAGGACATCATCAACCTGATCAGGGCGTGCAATCCATGGAACCGTGGTGCCATTGCCTACCTGGAAGGAATGGAAGTCAGGGTTTCCCAGGGATACATGACACGGATCAGCAAAGAAGTATCGGCGGGCACGATTATATCGGCAAATGAAATGGAAGGCCTGATCGTGGCTTGTGGCGGAAACACGGCCATCCGTCTGGATATCCTCTGTATGGATGAAGGCATCATGACCGGAGCCACTTTGTGTCGCCTGGGTGTGAATGCCGGTTTGCGTTTTCCATCTCCCCTTACATCCTCAGTTGATTAA